In Cicer arietinum cultivar CDC Frontier isolate Library 1 chromosome 7, Cicar.CDCFrontier_v2.0, whole genome shotgun sequence, a single window of DNA contains:
- the LOC101488924 gene encoding protein neprosin-like, translating to MSSAYIWLTNETNVGNANTIHAGWQASPDITGDTLTHFFISWNNNVQHTGCTNMLCPGFVQTSSRIYLGSPILNVSVYGGPIFSMSLSLTQDKATNNWWLRAQNEDVGYFPAEIFSNNFLYASKGGWTGHTKFFTNAPAPQMGSGHFPDRNPLHSGYISRIYFKDRYRQDFGPLRSNVISYADNIRCYDVKYYDYVDDILQRVLMYGGPGGNCGN from the exons ATGAGTTCTGCTTATATATGGCTTACTAATGAAACAAATGTTGGCAATGCTAATACTATCCATGCTGGATGGCAg GCATCTCCAGACATTACAGGAGATACACTAACTCATTTCTTTATATCATGG AACAATAACGTCCAACATACAGGCTGCACCAATATGCTTTGTCCCGGTTTTGTGCAAACTAGCAGCagaatttatcttggttcaccaatACTTAATGTATCTGTCTATGGTGGACCAATATTTAGTATGAGCCTCAGCCTTACTCAG GATAAGGCTACTAATAACTGGTGGCTAAGAGCACAAAACGAGGATGTTGGATATTTTCCAgcagaaatattttctaataattttctaTATGCAAGTAAAGGTGGTTGGACAGGTCATACAAAGTTTTTTACAAATGCCCCAGCTCCTCAAATGGGTTCTGGTCATTTTCCAGATAGAAATCCTCTTCATTCTGGCTATATTTCAAGGATTTATTTTAAGGATAGATATAGACAAGATTTTGGACCCCTTAGAAGTAATGTTATATCCTATGCTGACAATATTCGTTGTTATGATGTCAAGTACTATGATTATGTGGATGATATTTTGCAACGTGTTCTCATGTATGGGGGACCTGGTGGAAATTgtggtaattaa
- the LOC140918825 gene encoding uncharacterized protein has protein sequence MFIILLLCLCIATQNYEVNGWMPNLSKNEDLELEKQLKVINKSPIKIIQTENGRIVDCIDINKQLAFDNPLLKNHKIQLKSNFEDTQTKVQADDTFKYSNIGLENELCPEGTIPVQRTTKEDLIRANRVSNPFASILTKDDRGSHFI, from the exons ATGTTCATTATCTTGTTGCTTTGCTTGTGCATTGCAACCCAAAACTACGAAGTAAATGGATGGATGCCAAATTTATCCAAAAATGAAGATTTGGAATTGGAGAAACAATTGAAAGTCATCAACAAGTCTCCTATCAAAATTATTCAA ACAGAAAATGGAAGAATTGTTGATTGTATTGATATTAACAAACAATTAGCTTTTGACAATCCTTTACTAAAGAATCATAAAATACAG TTAAAATCTAATTTTGAAGACACACAAACAAAAGTACAAGCAGATGATacattcaaatattcaaatattggACTTGAAAATGAGTTGTGTCCCGAAGGAACAATTCCTGTTCAGAGAACGACCAAAGAAGATCTTATTCGTGCAAATCGAGTGTCAAATCCTTTTGCTAGTATTCTCACTAAAGATGACCGTGGTAGTCAT tttatttaa